The following are from one region of the Silene latifolia isolate original U9 population chromosome 9, ASM4854445v1, whole genome shotgun sequence genome:
- the LOC141600034 gene encoding uncharacterized protein LOC141600034 isoform X2 — MTDEVDKTCPLCAEEMDVTDQQLKPCRCGYEVCVWCWHHIMEMAEKDETEGRCPACRTPYDKERIVGTAANCERLVAEVSIEKKHKTQKAKIKTSESRKQLTSVRVIQRNLVYIVGLPLDLADEDLLQRKEYFGQYGKVSKVSISRTSAGTIQQFANNTCSVYITYAREDEAVRCIQSVHAFILDGRPLRACFGTTKYCHAWLRSVPCSNPDCLYLHEIGSTEDSFTKDKDEFISAYSRVQQITGVTNNMQRRSGSVLPSPADDYCDNSSTVTGKPVVKSSSNSSVNITKGSLPSSSSGKSGGLPPAASWGARASTCNTPAVCLATSNGPTKQKAQMLLGQPVIDAVVSGTPQTSNVASDLGKSNDIDEETHTKHTKCKMDALANVKQRSGFNSKTSVSETSSTAPAPAVKSTNQQSCSLETVCYEGEGSMPQNTAYSFDKQPCSSIECEQESSTVDINIQNLPNGMSSVSVDKQPNGDYSAVLGPIGLSLENFISHRDLGLQWHESEKHQQCSGASLTATTELLNLKSDVQAPTIVQNMTSETEDDFDNQRLRDAVVSQAPGQASSHILNHLRAPLQLQLDAKCTGNSTVNPPIVNTVSEDMLELNLPNASVSSNGFLQHLVNESFALDNSLLNGIHSNHLGRSNDEVVRIDSKLALDMGESNIISNILSLDLDSWDDSLTSQNLAKLFTDKQEYSIKSANSWKSQISNQSRFSFARQEDSMNHLFHTEPTLVNNGHTTINPAFGQGFVENRDPYLDRLGNGFGIPHCNMELSDNLVASRSQISAPPGFTVSSMPPPPGFSSQERSDRSFDFLDPGNQMHEYPFFRNSYQTPSNGNISPANDIEFIDPAILAVGKGRLPTGANILSADMRPNFHLQTPGFEEDLRLQFLMQRSISPHQNLRYTDVRDNLSPPNEAYRFNYRYMEQPQANNVTPFSQYSLQQPRNTVVSNGLWDGWSEMQSPNDIGIAELLRNDRLGFNKFHSGYEDSKF; from the exons ATGACTGACGAGGTTGACAAGACCTGTCCTCTCTGTGCTGAGGAGATGGATGTGACTGATCAACAACTGAAGCCGTGCAGATGTGGCTACGAG GTTTGTGTATGGTGCTGGCATCATATTATGGAAATGGCTGAGAAGGATGAGACAGAAGGACGGTGTCCTGCCTGTCGAACTCCGTACGATAAGGAAAGAATAGTTGGAACAGCGGCGAACTGTGAAAG GTTGGTTGCAGAAGTTAGCATTGAAAAAAAGCACAAGACACAGAAAGCAAAGATTAAAACATCTGAAAGCAGGAAACAGCTAACTAGTGTTCGTGTTATTCAGAGGAATCTTGTCTACATTGTTGGTTTGCCACTTGATCTTGCTGATGAAGAT CTTCTGCAACGTAAAGAGTATTTTGGCCAGTACGGGAAGGTCTCTAAGGTGTCCATATCCCGTACTTCAGCTGGCACTATCCAACAGTTTGCGAACAATACGTGTAGTGT ATATATAACATATGCAAGGGAAGATGAAGCAGTTCGATGTATTCAGTCAGTCCATGCATTTATCCTGGATGGTAGACCATTAAG AGCATGTTTTGGGACAACAAAATACTGTCATGCATGGCTGAGAAGTGTG CCCTGCAGCAATCCTGATTGTCTGTACTTGCATGAGATTGGGTCAACAGAGGATAGCTTCACTAAAGATAAAGATGAATTTATATCAGCATACTCAAG AGTTCAACAAATTACTGGGGTCACTAATAACATGCAACGACGTTCAGGAAGTGTTTTGCCATCTCCAGCTGATGATTATTGCGATAATAGTTCTACTGTGACAGGGAAACCTGTGGTCAAAAGCTCGTCAAAT AGTTCAGTCAACATCACAAAAGGTTCGCTCCCCTCTAGCAGTTCTGGTAAATCTGGCGGTCTTCCCCCGGCAGCTTCATG GGGAGCACGGGCGTCCACTTGCAATACGCCTGCCGTATGTTTAGCTACTTCAAATGGACCAACCAAACAGAAGGCTCAAATGTTGCTTGGCCAACCCGTGATTGATGCAGTTGTTTCTGGTACTCCACAAACTTCTAACGTAGCCAGTGATCTTGGGAAGAGCAACGATATTGATGAAGAAACTCACACAAAGCATACCAAATGTAAAATGGATGCTTTGGCTAATGTCAAACAACGCTCAGGTTTTAATTCTAAAACAAGTGTTTCAGAGACATCTTCTACAGCTCCAGCTCCAGCTGTGAAATCAACAAACCAGCAGTCATGCTCATTAGAAACAGTTTGTTATGAAGGGGAAGGTAGTATGCCACAGAATACTGCATACTCTTTTGATAAACAGCCTTGTTCGTCTATCGAGTGTGAACAGGAAAGTTCTACTGTAGATATAAATATTCAAAATCTTCCGAATGGAATGTCGTCTGTTAGTGTTGATAAACAACCAAATGGTGACTATTCAGCAGTCCTTGGGCCTATTGGTTTGAGCCTGGAAAATTTCATCTCTCATAGAGATCTGGGTTTACAATGGCATGAATCTGAGAAACATCAACAATGTTCAGGTGCTTCTTTGACTGCTACGACAGAGTTGCTCAATTTGAAATCAGATGTACAAGCTCCTACCATAGTGCAAAATATGACTTCTGAAACTGAAGATGATTTTGATAATCAAAGACTAAGAGATGCTGTAGTTAGTCAGGCACCTGGACAAGCATCATCTCATATTTTAAATCACTTAAGGGCTCCTTTACAACTGCAGTTAGATGCCAAGTGCACAGGCAATTCTACTGTAAATCCACCAATTGTAAATACAGTTTCAGAAGATATGTTAGAATTAAATCTACCCAATGCATCTGTCTCATCCAATGGATTTCTCCAGCATCTTGTGAATGAATCTTTTGCTCTGGATAATTCTTTGCTAAATGGCATACATAGTAATCATTTGGGGCGATCCAATGACGAGGTAGTCCGCATTGACTCGAAACTGGCTTTGGACATGGGAGAGAGCAACATAATATCAAATATTTTGTCCTTGGACCTTGATTCCTGGGATGATTCTCTGACATCTCAAAATCTTGCCAAGTTGTTCACTGATAAACAGGAGTACTCGATCAAATCGGCAAATTCTTGGAAAAGTCAGATTAGCAATCAGTCCAGATTTTCTTTTGCAAGACAAGAAGACTCCATGAATCATTTGTTTCATACTGAGCCTACACTTGTCAATAATGGTCACACTACAATCAATCCCGCTTTTGGTCAGGGGTTTGTTGAAAATAGAGATCCATATCTAGATAGACTTGGCAATGGTTTTGGAATCCCTCATTGTAATATGGAGCTTTCAGATAATCTTGTAG CGTCCAGATCTCAGATTTCAGCTCCTCCGGGATTCACTGTATCAAGTATGCCTCCTCCACCAGGATTTTCATCACAAGAGAGAAGTGATCGGAGTTTTGACTTTTTAGACCCGG GAAACCAAATGCACGAATACCCGTTCTTTAGAAATTCTTATCAGACCCCGTCTAATGGAAACATAAGTCCTGCAAATGATATTGAATTTATAGACCCAGCTATTTTGGCAGTTGGTAAAGGGCGGCTTCCTACAGGAGCTAACATTTTAAGCGCAGACATGAGGCCAAATTTCCATTTACAGACTCCTGGTTTTGAGGAGGATTTGAGACTTCAGTTTCTGATGCAAAGATCTATATCCCCTCATCAGAATCTTAGATATACCGATGTTAGAGATAACTTATCTCCTCCTAATGAAGCTTATCGTTTTAACTATCGATATATGGAGCAGCCACAAGCTAACAATGTTACCCCCTTCTCACAATATTCACTTCAGCAACCTAGAAATACCGTGGTCTCCAATGGTCTTTGGGATGGATGGAGTGAAATGCAATCTCCCAATGACATAGGCATAGCAGAGCTCCTTAGAAACGATAGACTGGGATTTAACAAGTTCCATAGTGGTTATGAAGATtctaaattttaa
- the LOC141600034 gene encoding uncharacterized protein LOC141600034 isoform X1, with protein MTDEVDKTCPLCAEEMDVTDQQLKPCRCGYEVCVWCWHHIMEMAEKDETEGRCPACRTPYDKERIVGTAANCERLVAEVSIEKKHKTQKAKIKTSESRKQLTSVRVIQRNLVYIVGLPLDLADEDLLQRKEYFGQYGKVSKVSISRTSAGTIQQFANNTCSVYITYAREDEAVRCIQSVHAFILDGRPLRACFGTTKYCHAWLRSVPCSNPDCLYLHEIGSTEDSFTKDKDEFISAYSRVQQITGVTNNMQRRSGSVLPSPADDYCDNSSTVTGKPVVKSSSNSSVNITKGSLPSSSSGKSGGLPPAASWGARASTCNTPAVCLATSNGPTKQKAQMLLGQPVIDAVVSGTPQTSNVASDLGKSNDIDEETHTKHTKCKMDALANVKQRSGFNSKTSVSETSSTAPAPAVKSTNQQSCSLETVCYEGEGSMPQNTAYSFDKQPCSSIECEQESSTVDINIQNLPNGMSSVSVDKQPNGDYSAVLGPIGLSLENFISHRDLGLQWHESEKHQQCSGASLTATTELLNLKSDVQAPTIVQNMTSETEDDFDNQRLRDAVVSQAPGQASSHILNHLRAPLQLQLDAKCTGNSTVNPPIVNTVSEDMLELNLPNASVSSNGFLQHLVNESFALDNSLLNGIHSNHLGRSNDEVVRIDSKLALDMGESNIISNILSLDLDSWDDSLTSQNLAKLFTDKQEYSIKSANSWKSQISNQSRFSFARQEDSMNHLFHTEPTLVNNGHTTINPAFGQGFVENRDPYLDRLGNGFGIPHCNMELSDNLVGGPSAFPSSKLSSSRSQISAPPGFTVSSMPPPPGFSSQERSDRSFDFLDPGNQMHEYPFFRNSYQTPSNGNISPANDIEFIDPAILAVGKGRLPTGANILSADMRPNFHLQTPGFEEDLRLQFLMQRSISPHQNLRYTDVRDNLSPPNEAYRFNYRYMEQPQANNVTPFSQYSLQQPRNTVVSNGLWDGWSEMQSPNDIGIAELLRNDRLGFNKFHSGYEDSKF; from the exons ATGACTGACGAGGTTGACAAGACCTGTCCTCTCTGTGCTGAGGAGATGGATGTGACTGATCAACAACTGAAGCCGTGCAGATGTGGCTACGAG GTTTGTGTATGGTGCTGGCATCATATTATGGAAATGGCTGAGAAGGATGAGACAGAAGGACGGTGTCCTGCCTGTCGAACTCCGTACGATAAGGAAAGAATAGTTGGAACAGCGGCGAACTGTGAAAG GTTGGTTGCAGAAGTTAGCATTGAAAAAAAGCACAAGACACAGAAAGCAAAGATTAAAACATCTGAAAGCAGGAAACAGCTAACTAGTGTTCGTGTTATTCAGAGGAATCTTGTCTACATTGTTGGTTTGCCACTTGATCTTGCTGATGAAGAT CTTCTGCAACGTAAAGAGTATTTTGGCCAGTACGGGAAGGTCTCTAAGGTGTCCATATCCCGTACTTCAGCTGGCACTATCCAACAGTTTGCGAACAATACGTGTAGTGT ATATATAACATATGCAAGGGAAGATGAAGCAGTTCGATGTATTCAGTCAGTCCATGCATTTATCCTGGATGGTAGACCATTAAG AGCATGTTTTGGGACAACAAAATACTGTCATGCATGGCTGAGAAGTGTG CCCTGCAGCAATCCTGATTGTCTGTACTTGCATGAGATTGGGTCAACAGAGGATAGCTTCACTAAAGATAAAGATGAATTTATATCAGCATACTCAAG AGTTCAACAAATTACTGGGGTCACTAATAACATGCAACGACGTTCAGGAAGTGTTTTGCCATCTCCAGCTGATGATTATTGCGATAATAGTTCTACTGTGACAGGGAAACCTGTGGTCAAAAGCTCGTCAAAT AGTTCAGTCAACATCACAAAAGGTTCGCTCCCCTCTAGCAGTTCTGGTAAATCTGGCGGTCTTCCCCCGGCAGCTTCATG GGGAGCACGGGCGTCCACTTGCAATACGCCTGCCGTATGTTTAGCTACTTCAAATGGACCAACCAAACAGAAGGCTCAAATGTTGCTTGGCCAACCCGTGATTGATGCAGTTGTTTCTGGTACTCCACAAACTTCTAACGTAGCCAGTGATCTTGGGAAGAGCAACGATATTGATGAAGAAACTCACACAAAGCATACCAAATGTAAAATGGATGCTTTGGCTAATGTCAAACAACGCTCAGGTTTTAATTCTAAAACAAGTGTTTCAGAGACATCTTCTACAGCTCCAGCTCCAGCTGTGAAATCAACAAACCAGCAGTCATGCTCATTAGAAACAGTTTGTTATGAAGGGGAAGGTAGTATGCCACAGAATACTGCATACTCTTTTGATAAACAGCCTTGTTCGTCTATCGAGTGTGAACAGGAAAGTTCTACTGTAGATATAAATATTCAAAATCTTCCGAATGGAATGTCGTCTGTTAGTGTTGATAAACAACCAAATGGTGACTATTCAGCAGTCCTTGGGCCTATTGGTTTGAGCCTGGAAAATTTCATCTCTCATAGAGATCTGGGTTTACAATGGCATGAATCTGAGAAACATCAACAATGTTCAGGTGCTTCTTTGACTGCTACGACAGAGTTGCTCAATTTGAAATCAGATGTACAAGCTCCTACCATAGTGCAAAATATGACTTCTGAAACTGAAGATGATTTTGATAATCAAAGACTAAGAGATGCTGTAGTTAGTCAGGCACCTGGACAAGCATCATCTCATATTTTAAATCACTTAAGGGCTCCTTTACAACTGCAGTTAGATGCCAAGTGCACAGGCAATTCTACTGTAAATCCACCAATTGTAAATACAGTTTCAGAAGATATGTTAGAATTAAATCTACCCAATGCATCTGTCTCATCCAATGGATTTCTCCAGCATCTTGTGAATGAATCTTTTGCTCTGGATAATTCTTTGCTAAATGGCATACATAGTAATCATTTGGGGCGATCCAATGACGAGGTAGTCCGCATTGACTCGAAACTGGCTTTGGACATGGGAGAGAGCAACATAATATCAAATATTTTGTCCTTGGACCTTGATTCCTGGGATGATTCTCTGACATCTCAAAATCTTGCCAAGTTGTTCACTGATAAACAGGAGTACTCGATCAAATCGGCAAATTCTTGGAAAAGTCAGATTAGCAATCAGTCCAGATTTTCTTTTGCAAGACAAGAAGACTCCATGAATCATTTGTTTCATACTGAGCCTACACTTGTCAATAATGGTCACACTACAATCAATCCCGCTTTTGGTCAGGGGTTTGTTGAAAATAGAGATCCATATCTAGATAGACTTGGCAATGGTTTTGGAATCCCTCATTGTAATATGGAGCTTTCAGATAATCTTGTAGGTGGGCCTTCTGCTTTTCCGTCCAGCAAACTCTCTT CGTCCAGATCTCAGATTTCAGCTCCTCCGGGATTCACTGTATCAAGTATGCCTCCTCCACCAGGATTTTCATCACAAGAGAGAAGTGATCGGAGTTTTGACTTTTTAGACCCGG GAAACCAAATGCACGAATACCCGTTCTTTAGAAATTCTTATCAGACCCCGTCTAATGGAAACATAAGTCCTGCAAATGATATTGAATTTATAGACCCAGCTATTTTGGCAGTTGGTAAAGGGCGGCTTCCTACAGGAGCTAACATTTTAAGCGCAGACATGAGGCCAAATTTCCATTTACAGACTCCTGGTTTTGAGGAGGATTTGAGACTTCAGTTTCTGATGCAAAGATCTATATCCCCTCATCAGAATCTTAGATATACCGATGTTAGAGATAACTTATCTCCTCCTAATGAAGCTTATCGTTTTAACTATCGATATATGGAGCAGCCACAAGCTAACAATGTTACCCCCTTCTCACAATATTCACTTCAGCAACCTAGAAATACCGTGGTCTCCAATGGTCTTTGGGATGGATGGAGTGAAATGCAATCTCCCAATGACATAGGCATAGCAGAGCTCCTTAGAAACGATAGACTGGGATTTAACAAGTTCCATAGTGGTTATGAAGATtctaaattttaa
- the LOC141600034 gene encoding uncharacterized protein LOC141600034 isoform X3, whose protein sequence is MEMAEKDETEGRCPACRTPYDKERIVGTAANCERLVAEVSIEKKHKTQKAKIKTSESRKQLTSVRVIQRNLVYIVGLPLDLADEDLLQRKEYFGQYGKVSKVSISRTSAGTIQQFANNTCSVYITYAREDEAVRCIQSVHAFILDGRPLRACFGTTKYCHAWLRSVPCSNPDCLYLHEIGSTEDSFTKDKDEFISAYSRVQQITGVTNNMQRRSGSVLPSPADDYCDNSSTVTGKPVVKSSSNSSVNITKGSLPSSSSGKSGGLPPAASWGARASTCNTPAVCLATSNGPTKQKAQMLLGQPVIDAVVSGTPQTSNVASDLGKSNDIDEETHTKHTKCKMDALANVKQRSGFNSKTSVSETSSTAPAPAVKSTNQQSCSLETVCYEGEGSMPQNTAYSFDKQPCSSIECEQESSTVDINIQNLPNGMSSVSVDKQPNGDYSAVLGPIGLSLENFISHRDLGLQWHESEKHQQCSGASLTATTELLNLKSDVQAPTIVQNMTSETEDDFDNQRLRDAVVSQAPGQASSHILNHLRAPLQLQLDAKCTGNSTVNPPIVNTVSEDMLELNLPNASVSSNGFLQHLVNESFALDNSLLNGIHSNHLGRSNDEVVRIDSKLALDMGESNIISNILSLDLDSWDDSLTSQNLAKLFTDKQEYSIKSANSWKSQISNQSRFSFARQEDSMNHLFHTEPTLVNNGHTTINPAFGQGFVENRDPYLDRLGNGFGIPHCNMELSDNLVGGPSAFPSSKLSSSRSQISAPPGFTVSSMPPPPGFSSQERSDRSFDFLDPGNQMHEYPFFRNSYQTPSNGNISPANDIEFIDPAILAVGKGRLPTGANILSADMRPNFHLQTPGFEEDLRLQFLMQRSISPHQNLRYTDVRDNLSPPNEAYRFNYRYMEQPQANNVTPFSQYSLQQPRNTVVSNGLWDGWSEMQSPNDIGIAELLRNDRLGFNKFHSGYEDSKF, encoded by the exons ATGGAAATGGCTGAGAAGGATGAGACAGAAGGACGGTGTCCTGCCTGTCGAACTCCGTACGATAAGGAAAGAATAGTTGGAACAGCGGCGAACTGTGAAAG GTTGGTTGCAGAAGTTAGCATTGAAAAAAAGCACAAGACACAGAAAGCAAAGATTAAAACATCTGAAAGCAGGAAACAGCTAACTAGTGTTCGTGTTATTCAGAGGAATCTTGTCTACATTGTTGGTTTGCCACTTGATCTTGCTGATGAAGAT CTTCTGCAACGTAAAGAGTATTTTGGCCAGTACGGGAAGGTCTCTAAGGTGTCCATATCCCGTACTTCAGCTGGCACTATCCAACAGTTTGCGAACAATACGTGTAGTGT ATATATAACATATGCAAGGGAAGATGAAGCAGTTCGATGTATTCAGTCAGTCCATGCATTTATCCTGGATGGTAGACCATTAAG AGCATGTTTTGGGACAACAAAATACTGTCATGCATGGCTGAGAAGTGTG CCCTGCAGCAATCCTGATTGTCTGTACTTGCATGAGATTGGGTCAACAGAGGATAGCTTCACTAAAGATAAAGATGAATTTATATCAGCATACTCAAG AGTTCAACAAATTACTGGGGTCACTAATAACATGCAACGACGTTCAGGAAGTGTTTTGCCATCTCCAGCTGATGATTATTGCGATAATAGTTCTACTGTGACAGGGAAACCTGTGGTCAAAAGCTCGTCAAAT AGTTCAGTCAACATCACAAAAGGTTCGCTCCCCTCTAGCAGTTCTGGTAAATCTGGCGGTCTTCCCCCGGCAGCTTCATG GGGAGCACGGGCGTCCACTTGCAATACGCCTGCCGTATGTTTAGCTACTTCAAATGGACCAACCAAACAGAAGGCTCAAATGTTGCTTGGCCAACCCGTGATTGATGCAGTTGTTTCTGGTACTCCACAAACTTCTAACGTAGCCAGTGATCTTGGGAAGAGCAACGATATTGATGAAGAAACTCACACAAAGCATACCAAATGTAAAATGGATGCTTTGGCTAATGTCAAACAACGCTCAGGTTTTAATTCTAAAACAAGTGTTTCAGAGACATCTTCTACAGCTCCAGCTCCAGCTGTGAAATCAACAAACCAGCAGTCATGCTCATTAGAAACAGTTTGTTATGAAGGGGAAGGTAGTATGCCACAGAATACTGCATACTCTTTTGATAAACAGCCTTGTTCGTCTATCGAGTGTGAACAGGAAAGTTCTACTGTAGATATAAATATTCAAAATCTTCCGAATGGAATGTCGTCTGTTAGTGTTGATAAACAACCAAATGGTGACTATTCAGCAGTCCTTGGGCCTATTGGTTTGAGCCTGGAAAATTTCATCTCTCATAGAGATCTGGGTTTACAATGGCATGAATCTGAGAAACATCAACAATGTTCAGGTGCTTCTTTGACTGCTACGACAGAGTTGCTCAATTTGAAATCAGATGTACAAGCTCCTACCATAGTGCAAAATATGACTTCTGAAACTGAAGATGATTTTGATAATCAAAGACTAAGAGATGCTGTAGTTAGTCAGGCACCTGGACAAGCATCATCTCATATTTTAAATCACTTAAGGGCTCCTTTACAACTGCAGTTAGATGCCAAGTGCACAGGCAATTCTACTGTAAATCCACCAATTGTAAATACAGTTTCAGAAGATATGTTAGAATTAAATCTACCCAATGCATCTGTCTCATCCAATGGATTTCTCCAGCATCTTGTGAATGAATCTTTTGCTCTGGATAATTCTTTGCTAAATGGCATACATAGTAATCATTTGGGGCGATCCAATGACGAGGTAGTCCGCATTGACTCGAAACTGGCTTTGGACATGGGAGAGAGCAACATAATATCAAATATTTTGTCCTTGGACCTTGATTCCTGGGATGATTCTCTGACATCTCAAAATCTTGCCAAGTTGTTCACTGATAAACAGGAGTACTCGATCAAATCGGCAAATTCTTGGAAAAGTCAGATTAGCAATCAGTCCAGATTTTCTTTTGCAAGACAAGAAGACTCCATGAATCATTTGTTTCATACTGAGCCTACACTTGTCAATAATGGTCACACTACAATCAATCCCGCTTTTGGTCAGGGGTTTGTTGAAAATAGAGATCCATATCTAGATAGACTTGGCAATGGTTTTGGAATCCCTCATTGTAATATGGAGCTTTCAGATAATCTTGTAGGTGGGCCTTCTGCTTTTCCGTCCAGCAAACTCTCTT CGTCCAGATCTCAGATTTCAGCTCCTCCGGGATTCACTGTATCAAGTATGCCTCCTCCACCAGGATTTTCATCACAAGAGAGAAGTGATCGGAGTTTTGACTTTTTAGACCCGG GAAACCAAATGCACGAATACCCGTTCTTTAGAAATTCTTATCAGACCCCGTCTAATGGAAACATAAGTCCTGCAAATGATATTGAATTTATAGACCCAGCTATTTTGGCAGTTGGTAAAGGGCGGCTTCCTACAGGAGCTAACATTTTAAGCGCAGACATGAGGCCAAATTTCCATTTACAGACTCCTGGTTTTGAGGAGGATTTGAGACTTCAGTTTCTGATGCAAAGATCTATATCCCCTCATCAGAATCTTAGATATACCGATGTTAGAGATAACTTATCTCCTCCTAATGAAGCTTATCGTTTTAACTATCGATATATGGAGCAGCCACAAGCTAACAATGTTACCCCCTTCTCACAATATTCACTTCAGCAACCTAGAAATACCGTGGTCTCCAATGGTCTTTGGGATGGATGGAGTGAAATGCAATCTCCCAATGACATAGGCATAGCAGAGCTCCTTAGAAACGATAGACTGGGATTTAACAAGTTCCATAGTGGTTATGAAGATtctaaattttaa